A single window of Montipora capricornis isolate CH-2021 chromosome 14, ASM3666992v2, whole genome shotgun sequence DNA harbors:
- the LOC138032863 gene encoding uncharacterized protein isoform X3, translated as MASMASKTQKKKTIVWTDEDVGLLLDVFAEETIQIGLEKAKCPKDKNAVYLEVQKKLEQHGIIKTVAAITDKLKKLSAKYKDVKDGAKKSGNSRKPWKFMEQMDMIFKDNPTIDPPHLWDSSSSDHHSELDNESSLENGTGTSDNSSELNSEKGSDVVPDDSSSERKRSKYITGATPKSSKKTKLEKSIETVCLSLRESSEAEMKRLLLHQVSFTVFWHPSQI; from the exons ATGGCGTCGATGGCGtcaaaaacacagaaaaagaaaacgatcGTGTGGACCGATGAAGACGTTGGCCTACTATTAGACGTTTTTGCGGAAGAGACCATTCAAATAGGGCTAGAGAAAGCAAAATGCCCGAAAGACAAAAATGCAGTGTACCTGGAAGTTCAGAAGAAGTTAGAACAGCACG GAATAATAAAAACTGTCGCGGCAATCACAGACAAATTGAAAAAGCTAAGTGCAAAATACAAAGATGTGAAGGATGGTGCCAAGAAGAGTGGAAATTCGAGGAAGCCCTGGAAGTTCATGGAACAAATGGACATGATTTTTAAAGATAACCCAACTATTGATCCACCGCATTTGTGGGATAGCAGCTCCAGTGATCACCATAGTGAATTAGACAATGAGAGCTCTCTAGAAAATG GAACAGGAACTTCAGACAATAGCTCAGAACTTAACTCTGAGAAAGGAAGTGATGTAGTCCCTGATGATAGTAGTTCTGAAAGGAAGAGATCTAAGTACATCACAGGTGCCACACCAAAAAGttccaagaaaacaaaattggagAAGTCAATTGAAACAGTGTGTTTAAGTCTCCGTGAATCCTCAGAAGCAGAGATGAAGAG ACTCTTGCTGCATCAAGTTAGTTTTACTGTTTTCTGGCACCCTTCACAGATTTGA
- the LOC138032863 gene encoding uncharacterized protein isoform X1 produces the protein MASMASKTQKKKTIVWTDEDVGLLLDVFAEETIQIGLEKAKCPKDKNAVYLEVQKKLEQHGIIKTVAAITDKLKKLSAKYKDVKDGAKKSGNSRKPWKFMEQMDMIFKDNPTIDPPHLWDSSSSDHHSELDNESSLENGTGTSDNSSELNSEKGSDVVPDDSSSERKRSKYITGATPKSSKKTKLEKSIETVCLSLRESSEAEMKRFEEMEEKRHDRELKFRLEMRREEREHELRVLQMMMQTRGCNSQWTTPGQQESEYCVGGQTYYHL, from the exons ATGGCGTCGATGGCGtcaaaaacacagaaaaagaaaacgatcGTGTGGACCGATGAAGACGTTGGCCTACTATTAGACGTTTTTGCGGAAGAGACCATTCAAATAGGGCTAGAGAAAGCAAAATGCCCGAAAGACAAAAATGCAGTGTACCTGGAAGTTCAGAAGAAGTTAGAACAGCACG GAATAATAAAAACTGTCGCGGCAATCACAGACAAATTGAAAAAGCTAAGTGCAAAATACAAAGATGTGAAGGATGGTGCCAAGAAGAGTGGAAATTCGAGGAAGCCCTGGAAGTTCATGGAACAAATGGACATGATTTTTAAAGATAACCCAACTATTGATCCACCGCATTTGTGGGATAGCAGCTCCAGTGATCACCATAGTGAATTAGACAATGAGAGCTCTCTAGAAAATG GAACAGGAACTTCAGACAATAGCTCAGAACTTAACTCTGAGAAAGGAAGTGATGTAGTCCCTGATGATAGTAGTTCTGAAAGGAAGAGATCTAAGTACATCACAGGTGCCACACCAAAAAGttccaagaaaacaaaattggagAAGTCAATTGAAACAGTGTGTTTAAGTCTCCGTGAATCCTCAGAAGCAGAGATGAAGAG ATTTGAAGAAATGGAAGAGAAGAGGCATGACAGGGAGTTAAAATTTCGACTTGAAATgagaagagaagaaagagagcATGAATTGCGTGTCCTTCAAATGATGATGCAAACGAGAGGCTGTAACTCTCAATGGACAACTCCAGGACAGCAGGAATCTGAGTATTGTGTTGGTGGACAAACTTATTACCACTTGTAA
- the LOC138032863 gene encoding uncharacterized protein isoform X2, which yields MASMASKTQKKKTIVWTDEDVGLLLDVFAEETIQIGLEKAKCPKDKNAVYLEVQKKLEQHGIIKTVAAITDKLKKLSAKYKDVKDGAKKSGNSRKPWKFMEQMDMIFKDNPTIDPPHLWDSSSSDHHSELDNESSLENGTSDNSSELNSEKGSDVVPDDSSSERKRSKYITGATPKSSKKTKLEKSIETVCLSLRESSEAEMKRFEEMEEKRHDRELKFRLEMRREEREHELRVLQMMMQTRGCNSQWTTPGQQESEYCVGGQTYYHL from the exons ATGGCGTCGATGGCGtcaaaaacacagaaaaagaaaacgatcGTGTGGACCGATGAAGACGTTGGCCTACTATTAGACGTTTTTGCGGAAGAGACCATTCAAATAGGGCTAGAGAAAGCAAAATGCCCGAAAGACAAAAATGCAGTGTACCTGGAAGTTCAGAAGAAGTTAGAACAGCACG GAATAATAAAAACTGTCGCGGCAATCACAGACAAATTGAAAAAGCTAAGTGCAAAATACAAAGATGTGAAGGATGGTGCCAAGAAGAGTGGAAATTCGAGGAAGCCCTGGAAGTTCATGGAACAAATGGACATGATTTTTAAAGATAACCCAACTATTGATCCACCGCATTTGTGGGATAGCAGCTCCAGTGATCACCATAGTGAATTAGACAATGAGAGCTCTCTAGAAAATG GAACTTCAGACAATAGCTCAGAACTTAACTCTGAGAAAGGAAGTGATGTAGTCCCTGATGATAGTAGTTCTGAAAGGAAGAGATCTAAGTACATCACAGGTGCCACACCAAAAAGttccaagaaaacaaaattggagAAGTCAATTGAAACAGTGTGTTTAAGTCTCCGTGAATCCTCAGAAGCAGAGATGAAGAG ATTTGAAGAAATGGAAGAGAAGAGGCATGACAGGGAGTTAAAATTTCGACTTGAAATgagaagagaagaaagagagcATGAATTGCGTGTCCTTCAAATGATGATGCAAACGAGAGGCTGTAACTCTCAATGGACAACTCCAGGACAGCAGGAATCTGAGTATTGTGTTGGTGGACAAACTTATTACCACTTGTAA